In Peromyscus eremicus chromosome X, PerEre_H2_v1, whole genome shotgun sequence, the sequence cTTTCTGTGTatcacaggctggtcttgaactcacgatTCCTCtagtcagcctcccaagtgctgtagaTTATAGGcaatcactaccaccaccatgtctggcttcatAGACTTGGTAAGTTTTGAATACAGGATGCTAATAATCACAAAGCTATTATTGTAATCATGATACTGAACATAGCCATCCCATCAAgtgttttctattatttctttctaaTTCCTCCTTCCTGACCCTGGTCCCTTCTCCAGGCAATCCCTGGCTCACTTTTTGTCACTGTACACCAGTGTGCATTTTACTCGATTTTTCTATAACTGGAGTCATATAGCATGTACTCTTTACAGAGGTGTGTTTGAATTCTTTCACATACTGTAGTTGTTTTGGTGGATTTCTGTTTTGCagttctggggatggagcccaggaccTCAAGCTAAACAtgtactctactactgagctatacctcCAGTCCATACCACAATCATTTTAGTTCAGattattcattcttttatgttgcaattTTATGTTGAGTTGAGTTGCATtccactgtattttttatttttattttttatgtgtgtgtgtgtgtgtgtgtgtgtgtgtgtgacagtactGGATATGGTAGTATTCAGTGCATTATCtatgctagataagcactctgCTCTCTGCTACATCCCCTAACCTCAACCACATCTTTTGATAAAGTCTCCTGTATCTCTGGCTCTTTTCCATCAAGCTGCGTAGCCAAATAACTTTGGACTCCTGATGCTTCTGCTTTGGCTTCCCAAATACCTGGGATTCAGGACTATGCCACCCCACccaacatttaaatttttgttgttgtttgagacagggtctcaccatgtactTTTAGCTGGCCAGGagcttgatatgtagaccaagctggacttgaactcacagagatccacctgcctttgcctccctagtgctgggattaaggatgtgttcCATTACACCCcactaacattttttttatttgtttgttttcgagacagggtttctctgtgtaacagccctggctgtcttggaacttgctttatagaccaggctggcctcgaactcacagagatccaccagcttcctccccagtgctgggattaaaagtgtgtgccaccactgcccggcaaacaGTTACCTtcaaaccaagaaacaaacaaacaaacaaatattcgGGACCAAATTGGCCAGCTCCTTGATATTTCATTTTCCAGTTTCCAGAACAAGAGGAAGTAAATTTGTGCTGTTTCAGCCTTCCACTCTGTAATATTTTGTTATGGCTGCCCAAGGAGAAGGCGACAAGAAACAAAGGCTTCATAAACACTCATACTCAAGTCTTTATGGAAAGTGTGCATCCTTTTAGATAAGTACTCAGGAGTGGAATAGGTGGATCATATGTGTAGGTTTAATTAGTCTTCTTTCTGATTGTTtattgtttaatttaaaaaaatactcacaAGCTGTTTTCTAAAGTTAGTATACCTTTTTACACTTCCAGCAGTCTAGTTAAGTTCCATTTCCTGCATATCTTGTTTTACAATTGGTATACTCAGGCTTTTCAGTTTTAACCAGTTCCCAGTTAGAAGCGCCTGGGGCAGAGCAAGGCTAAACTCTGACTTTACAGGCTCCCACAACCAGGCCTCCTCGCCTGCGGCCAGGTAGGTCACCTCGCAGGTCCGGACGCCAGGCCTGGGACTGGCCAGACAACAGCCGCGTCCAGGCCTGGGCTAGGAGCCAGCTGAGCGCGCCCCTGTGCTAAAAACTAGTCACCTGGCTGCCCCGAGTCCACCAGGCGCACCACAGGCCATGGACTCTCGCGCTGGGAACACCGCAGACCCTAGAGGGAGCAGAGGAGGTACTGGCGTgggtggagaagagagaaagggagggagacgTCCCAGGCCACCCTGTCTTGCCTGTCGGTTCTTAACCATTTCACCCCCCAAGTGGTAAACATCAGCCTTAGTGCGCAGGCTGTCCTGGCAGCAACCAGGGGCCCAGCAATGGAAACTGTATTTCAGGTCCCCTACAGactcaagggtgtgtgtgtgtgtgtgtgtgtgtgtgtgttagaggggCACATCAGACTCTGGAGACCTAGCTCATCaagaagaacctggaggcaggcagtCTGTAGGGAATTAGGAgggtgggcgggggtgggggggtgtctgtGGAGGGGGTATCTGGAGATACTTGTACCCTGAGGGGAGGGACACTGGGCCTTTAAGGAAACTCTTGGGTGTAGGAGGGATTGCTTAGCTTACTAGAGGTGAAATTGGGGGCTTCAGGGTTGCTTGCAGGGAGAGGTTTAGGTGGGAGAAGCAGGGTCCCCAGAGACACGGCGAAAGAATTTTGGCATCTAGTGTTACTAGAGGACCGTGTGGTGAGCTCCAAAGAAATTTGTTTGGTGCTCAGAGGTGTCCAGGTCTATTGCTGTCAAATGGCTACCTCCCGGGACTTCATGGGGCAAGGCAGCCGGCAGTGCATACAGATGTGGCAGttgggggatggtggtggtggtggtcccaGGAGAGGAGGGGACTGTTGGCGATCTCTGGAACTATAGGAGTAGCCAGGAATCTCCGTATATCTGGAGGGACATTTCTAGGTCTTTGGACTTAGGAATCACTCAGGTCGGGGCTGCACGGCTCTGGGCCCATGATGACTTGTCTTCTTCTCCTGGGCAGGAGGTGGCCTACCTGGGTCCGGGGGCTCCCGCGCTCGGCAGCTTCTGGAGCGGCTGGACGCACGCCCCCTGGCGGCCAGAGCCGCAGCGGACTTGTCAGCGCTGGCTCGAAAGGCGGGTGCCACATTGCGCCTGCGCCACAAGGAGGGTAGGTGCAAGGACTCGGTAGGGCGGGGCAGGTTTTCCAGCCGGAAGGCCAAGAACTGTTAAGGAGTGTGATTCCGCAGGGAGGGGTTAGGAGGGAGCGAGACCTCGCGAACTAGAGTGTATTCCTTCAGGGTTATTGCGATAGATGAATTTCAGAACATATGTGGAAAGTGCTGGGCTGGGTGGTTATTAAGGTAAGAGAGGCTCGGATTTGGCATTCGCAATCTTAGACACTCAGCAACTGTAGCTACCtgcaacacatacacaaaccagGGTGTAGGAGGGGGTGGCTGGGAAGAAGGGAGTTAGCAGGAGTGGAAGAGGGCATAATGGAAGTAAGGATGATTTcaatacattttatacatgtatgaaatcgtCCAAAACGTCATTTCCAAGAGGCAGCACTTAGGGAGAGGAGATGAGTTCTCTACAAAGCAGTGAGCCTGAAATGCCAGTCAACCTGTGGAAGCTCTGGACACATCAGAGGGAGAttcttgtttgcttggttttcttgtgtgtgtgtgtttaatgtttttatttcattttattttatagacaGCATccgtctctctatgtagccctggatgtcccagaactcattacatagaccaggctggccttgaactcacagagatccgtctgcctctgcctcctgagtgctgggattaaaggtgtgcgccaccatgcctggtttttatttatttatttatttatttatttatttatttatttatttatttgtgtgtgtgtgtgtgtgtgtgtgtaggtatatacaCATGACTGTATCAGATCtacctggagctgcagttacaggcaggtgtgagcctccatgtgtgtgctgggaattgaactctgatctACTGCAGGAGTAGtggtaccatctctccagtcccttgtttGGTTtcatgagacaaggtctcatgctgGAGGCCACATTGGCCTCAAATTTGAGCCAATATTACTGCCTCAGCGTCTAGAATCCTGGGATTATAGTCTTCTGCTGTGGGTAGATCttgaaaatgtgagaaatgaaataaattttgtaGGCAAATTAGAGGTTGTAGTCTATATTTTCAGGAACCTAATCTTGGGATGGTAACCTTCCTAAAGGCCTTAGGTacgttgttttttaaaattattgcgttttttttaactctttaggTACTGGGGCCAAACTCAGGATGTGGCACATGCTAGGAAGTCCCATTACCACTAAGCTACAGCCACTTAGGGTGTTACCTAATGCATGTAGCCAATGTATTATTAACATCTGGGAGGAAGGCATCGAGTATTCAAATGGATGGTACAGGATTAATTTTTAAGGAGTTGAAGCCAGATGGAGGTGGTgcatgcgtttaatcccagcacttggggagtcagaggcgggcagatctctgtgagttcaaggccagcctggtcaatgtAGCAAGTTCcaaagttccaggactgccagggctgttacacagagaaaccctgtcttgaaaaaccaaaaaaccaaaaaccaaaacaaacaaacaaaaaaaccaaaaaggagcactggttgctcttacagaagaaccaggttcaagtcccaacacacacacacggtggttCATGAtgtaatgccagttccagaggatctgacaccaggcacacaggtgctgcacagacatacatgcaagcaaaacacccatacccataaaataaagtaaaaacaaatgtttacctgttttaattttatgtgtgaatattatgcctgcatgtatgtctgtgtaccacacgcacacctagtgcctatggaggccagaagagggcattagaccctcttgaactgaagttacagacagttgtgagccaccatgtgggtcctgggaatcgaatctgggtcctctgaaagaacagacggtgctcttaaccactgaaccatctttccagcctccagtaaaaataattttgaaaaagttAACCCAGGAGTCCCAGGTTGTTTCCATGTCAGCATCTTTTGATATCCCTCTTTGTCTCTTCCATATCTTAGCTGTTAGTGTTCTGGATTCTGCAGATATAGAAGTCACAGACAGTCGCCTGCCTCATGCCACTCTTGTGGAACATCGATCCCAGGTACTACTACTCAGTGCTGTGCTCTGTGTCAACCCTTCGCTCTTGTTGCATcccctgtagcccagggtggcctggaacttgataggTAGacaaggctgccctcaaattcatGGTGATCCCTCTCACCTCAGACTCtccagtgctggattacaggcattcactttctacactgtgctggctagtcttatgtcaccttgacacaagctagagttatctgaaaggagggaacctcaattgagaaaatgcctccataagatctggctataaggcattttcttaattagcgattgatgtgggagggcccagcccactgtgggtggtaccattcctgggctggtggtcctgggttctataagaaagcaggctgagcaaacaatggggagcaagccagtaagcagcacccctccgtggcctctgcatcagctcctgcctccaggttcctgtcttgtttgagttcctgtgctgacttcctttgatgataaatggtgatgtggaaatgtaagccaaataaaccctttcctccccaagttgctttggtcacagcatttcatcacagcagtaataACCCTAAGACATTCACCCAGCTAATTTGTGTATACTCTTGCCCTTATTCCAGCATCGAAGGTCTGAGACTCTGGGGACATGTATGGAGCCACCTCCAGTAACCCAGAATAAGGCAAGCTATGCTTTGAAAGTACCCCAAGCCACTGGTCAATTTTCTGTGGAGCTGGTCCGAGGTCCTGCAGGCTTTGGTTTCACTTTAAAAGGAGGACGAGGTGTATCTGGGCATGCTCCGCTGGCCATACATGGACTGCTGAGGAATGGGCCAGCACAGCGATGTGGTCGTTTGCAGGTTAGCTCTCAGCAGCAGACCATTCATAGATATGGTCCCTGTCCTTGCCAAGTGTTCTTCGTCTGCCCTTCATATGCCACTGTGTTCTTGCAGCCTGGTGACCTCGTCCTCCATATCAATGGAGAGTCaacacagggactcactcatgCCCAGGTGGTGGAGCGGATACGCACTGGAGGCCCCCGACTTTGCCTGGTACTCCGCCGGCCTCAAGAGATGGATGCCAGAAGGATTGAGGAGGGTGGAGGCCATCAGAAGAAAGGTGAGAGGTGCTGAGTTTCTCAGGGAAGGGAAGCAGGGGtcagagaggggaaggagaggctcAGAGGGTAGAAAGGCTCGATCCTGGGTAGAAAGGGTTTGGTGGTGTCAGTGAGGACTGTAGAGGTCCGGTTCCGGGCGGGGCTGGGTTATAGAATTCACAAAATCCGAGACAGGGAGGGGGGCATCCCAGAGTAGGAACTTCAGAGAAAATGCTTTTGAGGTCCTAGGAGAGGAGGGTCTGGGATAAAAGCTgttttctagccgggcggtggtggcacacgactttattcccagcactcgggagacagaggcaggcagatctctgtgagttcgaggccagcctgggctacagagcgagatccaggacaggcaccaaaactacacggaggaaccctgtctcgaaaaaccaattaaaaaaaaaaagctgtttttttGAAGGGCCAGTCTCAGGAAAATGGGGTAAGGATATAGAGACTGAGGACTCTGACGTCTGGGATGCAGTTCTGTGGTCCAGTGCTTGCCATCTGAGAAGCCGTGTGGAGTCCATTTCCCAGATACTCTCTGTATTTGCAGAGTAAGGGGTTTAGTTGTGAGAGACAAGTAAAGGGGGCTGGCAAGgcagctcagcagataaaagttgcttgccaccaagcctaacgacatgagttcgatccctgggaccgacagagtgggaggagagaCTTGGCCCACGCAAGTtgtcctctctgacctccatacctgAGCTTCCCCCATCCAATGTTTCCGCACTGATCAGTAGGTGAAAGGGCAGGGAACCAAGGGGGAAGGAGTGAGCGAGGGGCGGTCAGAAGTCTCACATGGGAAAGCTTCACGCTCCAAAGGTTTCACTTCCTTTGGGCAATGATTTCTGTGGGGCATGTCCTGGATTGAAGAGGTATATCAGGAGGGGGTAATGTCTGGGTTTGTGAGGGAGTGGCACTTCTAGGCCTTGAAGAGATCGTTCTTTAAGGCTTTTCTGGCCACTCTTAGCCAAGGCTCCGGATTTCCATTCCCCACTCCACCACTCAGTCTAACCCCCAGTATTCGCTCTCTCCAGATTGCAGCCCAGATCCTAGGGGAAGCAGGATGACAAAGTCTCGCAGCACTATTTCCCCAGTTCATCACCCGCCCAAGGCCCGGACCAGTCTGGAACCTAGTCCAGAGGCAGTAGCTGTTGGCCACGTGGTTCCTGCAGTGGAGCACCCCACAGAAGACTTGGACGACCGCATCCCTGGTACCCCTGGGCCCTGGCTGGTGCCGAGCGAGGACCGGCTCTCACAGGCTCTAGGGGTTCGGGGCGGGGGCGCGCAGCTCGCTCAGGAAATGGCAGCTGGAAGGCGGAGGCACTGAGCACCGACAGCTCTGTGCTCACTTGGTGAAGTCTCACTTGGTTTTAGCATGCCTGACCGCCAGGCACTAGCTTTCCCCTTAGAGTTTTAACCTGGTCTAGTCCCCTCCCATTGCGCATTGCTCAGTGGACTGGTCCCCACCCCTCCAAGATGCCAGTGGTACGGCCCTGCCGGAGCCCAGAGTGCTCGcactccctcccacccccgcGCGCCTCGGATTCTCCTAGTTCTTTCCCGGTCGGGAGGTAATAAAATAGCTGGATCTAGTCCTGACTCGCCAGGTGCTCTAGGCGGGGTGAGGCTTCCCAGTCCACCCTGGAAGGGAGGGGTGGGTTGATCTGGTTTCGATGAAGGTCCTTTGAAACCATCCGAAAGCTGCGTGTTCATGCCTCCAGATGGATCCTTATTTCTGCTTGCTCCCCAGTTTACTTTGCTTTGCTAACCCCTGCACTTCTTCCTATTCATTCATTTCACGTTTGGAGAACTCATATTATTGCATGTGGCGTGGGGGATGCAGAAGTGGGCCAGCTGTGGGCGTGCCCCACTAGG encodes:
- the Magix gene encoding PDZ domain-containing protein MAGIX isoform X2, which encodes MDSRAGNTADPRGSRGGGGLPGSGGSRARQLLERLDARPLAARAAADLSALARKAGATLRLRHKEAVSVLDSADIEVTDSRLPHATLVEHRSQPGDLVLHINGESTQGLTHAQVVERIRTGGPRLCLVLRRPQEMDARRIEEGGGHQKKGESPDPRGSRMTKSRSTISPVHHPPKARTSLEPSPEAVAVGHVVPAVEHPTEDLDDRIPGTPGPWLVPSEDRLSQALGVRGGGAQLAQEMAAGRRRH
- the Magix gene encoding PDZ domain-containing protein MAGIX isoform X1, producing MEPPPVTQNKASYALKVPQATGQFSVELVRGPAGFGFTLKGGRGVSGHAPLAIHGLLRNGPAQRCGRLQPGDLVLHINGESTQGLTHAQVVERIRTGGPRLCLVLRRPQEMDARRIEEGGGHQKKDCSPDPRGSRMTKSRSTISPVHHPPKARTSLEPSPEAVAVGHVVPAVEHPTEDLDDRIPGTPGPWLVPSEDRLSQALGVRGGGAQLAQEMAAGRRRH